Below is a window of Impatiens glandulifera chromosome 2, dImpGla2.1, whole genome shotgun sequence DNA.
ttaccTCTCTTCgttttaaaatatactataaatcatttttaaaactaaacataaaataaacctttatacataatatttatttttgagaaaggATTATAGGAGTGAATTTGAGATGTAAATCATcgttaaaaaatgataattttttttccctCTCTTGTTAccctttattatttttcaaccaCTTAAATGGTGATACATCATTTCTTTTAAGTAATATATCATTTCCTCTTCATTCACCCTCTCAAATTCCatctttcattcatttttttgttaCACCTTAAAGTAAATGTCACATCCTGAActaataataacttataattataaatagattaattataaaatcacagcataaatatttttaaaattttaaaaaataaaaattaatctagataAACACAAAAGAATGTTATACATCCTAAATGGACCGACCTTCAACATTTTGTCCTTAACATGTGACCCGTGCCCAATTCACAACACTTTCGTAggttcttatttatttattttttttatattttttggaaattgaacaagAGCGGaattgatatgtttttttagagtaaaaaataaaatcgatATAGGACTCGTTTTGatgtatgattttttatttttattttttttagaattttatccTAAAATTCAGCATCATTACAATTATCAAAtcactatttttatatatttaaatactaaaattacttttgatttaattatataaaattaatttatctttaaaaaataaatgaaaattttaacttccaaatataaaaaactgatattttaaaattttaaataaaataatttaaaaaaaaaaagaaaaaacacaataaCCACTCTTTCTTTTCCAATATTAATACCATTTTTAAGCATCAaatcacatattttattaattaaaatatttttattttattaaaatttaattttaaatacagaatatattttagtaatttaactaataaaaaactcaaataatatattttttttttgttaaataatatttttttgaaaccactttttaaataaccaagATTAAAGTGTCAAGagtaatttctaaaaaatcaaaatgtatgaatttaatgattctcacttaaaacacTTAAATAGACATAAAAAGTCATGATAGTTTggtataatttaaatattgtaaaactTATAACAGAGAATTAAATTGAGTGTTACTTTATCTATTATtagattgttttgtttgatagcatataaattaaatacattcaTATTTGTAAGTATATTTGAtacaatttaattatcttaaaatttaaaaactgattaaattagtttaaatgaaAGTGGTACATTAGTTTCTTACTAactttacaaaatttaaaaataaaatatttaaaatttaatttaattatcaaaatggTGAAACTTGGTCAGAAAACTAGGGTCGGAACTTCGGAAAGAAATCAAAACATAAGCTAAAAAAAGCTGTTGACCAAAGAGCCATGTGGTCGGTTGGTCCAACTGGACCGGCCGGTTTGTCAAGATATGAACCGGTTGTTTCTACACAGTCGCCGGCGGCGTTGCCTGGCCACCGGCCTCCGATCCCCATTGGATTCCATTTCTCTCTCCACTGCCAGCCGCAGACTTCGATGCAAAACCGCTTCAAAccttttttacttttttcaaataaaacaccATGATCGGTCCCACGTTCTCTTGTAAGAGACTGTAAACGCGAAAAAATCGTCTCTTTTGCCCCCAGTCAATTTCTTGTCCTCTCTATGGGGGGATAGATAGAGACTAGAAACAGAGTATAGAAGATAACCCATCAtccttttcttccttttccacCGATTCCCTCTTCAAACCCAGCTTTTTGAACTACTCTTTCAATAATGGCAGATGTTAATCATGATCATGCTTCCAGCAACCCTGATCCAGTTCAACCCGCTGAGCAAGGGCCGGTCGGAGCAATAGTCACCGAGACGGAAACACCCGTTAAATCTTCCACCACTCTCGAAGAGGTGATTGAATCAGAAAAGCCTAGTTTGACTCATCCCCATAAGATAACTGGATCTACCGTCTCTTTCAAGGAAGAGAGCAACGTAGTATCAGATCTATCTGATTCCGAAAGAAAATCTCTTTCAGAATTCAAACAGCTGGTTCAAGAAGCTATAGATAAGCACGAATTCTCTGACCCGTCTGAAGAAGTTACAATATGGGGGATTCCTCTTTTGAAAGACGAAAGAAGCGACGTGATTCTGCTGAAGTTTCTCCGGGCAAGGGATTTCAAAGTGAAGGATGCGTACGTTATGCTGAAAAACACATTAAGATGGAGGAAGACATTTGGAATCGATAATTTGATCGATGAAAACCTTGGAGATGACATTGATAAGGTTGTGTTCATGCACGGATTCGATAAGGAGGGACATCCTGTTTGTTACAATGTTTATGGTGAGTTTCAGAATAAGGAATTGTATCAAAGGACCTTTGCTGATGCTGAGAAGAGGATGAAGTTCTTGAAATGGAGGATTCAGTTCCTGGAAAGAAGCATTAGGAAATTCGATTTTCAATCTGGAGGGGTTTGTACCATTTTTCAGATCAGTGATTTGAAGAACTCACCTGGGCCAGCGAAAAGGGAGCTGCGGTTGGCCACCAGTGAAGCTTTGGAATTGCTTCAGGATAACTATCCTGAGTTTGTTGCCAAACAGGTATACATGCTTGAATCTAGCTTTCAATTACTGAATGAATATGAGTTTGAAtctagatgatgatgatttcattGAGAATCATCTTATTGCAGTTGCTGAATTAGAATAATCAGCCTTATTAATAgactgtttatttatttttttgaaatgttaaaaGTTTGTAGAGTATGTTTTGAAAATGTGACATGAACATTAGTCAATTAACAACTAAACCATCTAGCCACATAATATACATTTAGATGAAGAACCCATTTGTTTTTCTAGAGGAATCAACCATTTGATGTTTTGATTGTGTTCGATTCTGCTTTTTCATTGTTCAATGCCCCACCGCTCCTTGAAAACAAACATGCTCATTTGGTAATTGTTACTTTTTTTAGTAGTTTTGTAGCCGTATCTAAGTCTCAACGAGATATAGTCAAATTTGagattatatatcaatacccttatTTGATAGTGTTTGATCTTGtgttttttgggatttttatgtgttttcttTTTAGAAAAAACATTCTTTGATAGAAAAAGGGTTATTTGggattttttataatgaattactaaaatgtctttttgtatttaaaatttaataaaaataaagtaaaggtattttagttgatgaattaagtgatttaatagttaaaagTAATGTGGTAGAAgagtttttttatcttttaaaccTAAAATTCCTAAAATCTCTACACAAACGAGCTCTTAAAGTCATAACCCTAGAACAAGATATAGGTTATTTATGATAGAATATAGTGGAGACTCATAGTTAAAGTGATAAGATGCAAGAGTAAGTGGCTAGGAGACTAAATGTCACGGGTTATTTGAGGTCATGATAACTTCCtaccataaaaaaaatgttttgtaaaaaataatgtaaaactTTCTAAAACCTctttacatcaaacaagctcaaacAGTCTTTTTACCCAGATAACCCATTTTTTCATAACCCCGAACAAGACAAGtcatttaaataacccaaatctGAACTAAGCCTAGTTTGATTTAGATGGGAGTGGAAACTGGAAAGTCCATTAAGTGGTGGTAGATTTGATAAAGTTTGCATGATTAGATACCAGCCCTACTGGATTCAGAATTCAGATGTGACAATCCAGATATATCTCAGTTTCCAAATGTGATTCGATCTTATAGAAATATGGTTGGAAGTGTCTATATTTgttatttagaaagttaaaaagTGTTTGTGTTGTATATGGTTGAAGGTGTTCATCAATGTTCCATGGTGGTATCTGGCTTTCTATACAATGATCAGTCCTTTCCTAACCCAGAGGACCAAAAGCAAGTTTGTCTTTGCAGGACCTTCAAAAACTGCAGAAACCCTTTTCAAGTGAGTTCATCATGAGTTTAAATAAACCACCTTTCAATTTTTGCTTGGTTTAATTTGGTTTGGCTGTCTCTAATTCTTTCAAATggcttatataaaaaaagatacaTATCACCAGAGCAAGTACCAATACAATATGGCGGTTTAGGTGTTGATTTATGTGAATGCAATCCCGAATTTACAACAGATGATCCAGCCACCATTATCGACATTAAACCTGGCACAAAGCAAACAGTGGAGATCCAAGTCAATGAGAAATGCATTCTGATTTGGGAGTTAAGAGTTGTGGGGTGGGAAGTGAACTACAGTGCAGAATATGTGCCCAATGCTGGATATACAGTGCTCATTCAGAAACCGAAAAAGATGTCAGCCACCGACGAACCTGTTCTATCGCAAAGCTTCAAAATAACTGAACTTGGAAAAATACTTATTGCTGTCGACAACCCAACGACTAAAAAGAAACAGCTTATTTACAGGTTCGATGTTCGTCCTTTTTGTGAGTGAAGGAAAGTTTTCAACCATCATGAGAGATAGAGAGATTTCTTTGTTTTTTGTTCTTTGTTCTTTGTAGCTAGATAATGAAGATGAATTCTTTCAAATTTCTGTGTGTTTGTTTTTGGGATAtacttttgtttgtttgtacaTTTTGCTTGTTGAgaattttttgttatatttaatcttGTTCTGGTAATGTTGGAGCATTGAATAGAAGAAAATGTCAAATTGAAAACACATATAGAGATAGAGATGTGTTTAAactagaaaatttaaataaatttatatggaAACGCTACATGTTagatttaaataatgtaatgttttgaaatataatataattaaattgatcTGAATTCAGTTAGGTGTTTCAAATGAATATAATTGGCTAATTAGATCAAAGTTGCAAgcatcaaaacaaaattttgttttgtgaaTAAGCAATAACTTGTAGTAGCCAAAATTGaccatttataaaaaatgaaatctttgatattaaaataacataatttctaaACATGAGCTCACATGTTTGAATAATTCCTTATTGATAATCATTTCAATGTTTATAGCccatttaaaatttagtttctATTGGAATACTTTTTAAATGATCcagctttatttaataaatattaactataataaaattttatttaacatagaaaaatacattaaatttttataatatgatttcatctaaatgatatttaaaaaaatactttagaatcatttattaaaaaaaaaaaatcaaattcagattaaacccaaattattaactcaaatattttttttttaatattttgtcatttaaGTATCTTATAATTTCATTCCTAACCAGATTTTGTATCTTGATTtagtaataaattttaattttgtttgatttattttactcatttgttaattaaaaacatataatatagtTGGTTGAGTGAGATTGATAAAATTTTGAGtagatatatttttgtttggtgaAAAGCAAATGTAAATGAAGTtgtattacaaattaaaatataagttggACTAATTGTATATACGAAAtgataaacaatattaaaactggataagataaaatattattaaagtcATAATCATGGCATATCAAAGTCAAGTTTATAGGTTAGATTTTTCAGCAAACAGATTGAACATTATGTCctcaataaattttattcaatttcattTCTCAACCATcaccattattattaaaatatatatatattgtacaGTTAAAAATATACTTGAATGTCATCATACAAAATATAATGGCTCATTTTTGTAAGATGCtagaaacaaaattaaaaacatatgtATGATATTCTTTTTCCAATGAAGTCTGCTGGCTGCTGTTATATTCTTTTTTCAATATACAATtcagattttgaaaaaaaaaaaattatattgataacCTAGTTGATAAATGTTCTACTATTAGTTAGACGagataaagttttaaatataccttaattatatatttaaaattttaataacattttttcgTTGAACTCAACTCTAGTTCAAGGTGTTTTCAAACGTGTTCGCGGGTCCTTTTGAAAATAGTTAAATGTCCAATGATTTCATTAGTTAATTATGTTGGTATATCTTAACttagattataaaattatcaaccacacttttacataaaataattatataaggtaatatgttttaaaattaaactaatatgaactacttaatttatttgtttttattaaaaggttgttttacaaattaatttagctttacatattctaatatttagacaaacaaaaaaaaacagaaaaataaattaactatacTCATCTATACTTGTATTCCTTTGTTTAATTTGTCTAGATTCTTGGATAGTATTTCACAATATCAtgcatcatttatttgttcatgaacattcttttaattaattttttaatccgcataattatatatattatttaattatcttattattCTTACAAGATAGGGACGGATCCATATCACtctatttctaaaaaaaaaatcacttcatttcttgattttttttttaatttaattcactatttgtttatctaattagtaaaataaatgataaaattcatatttatacaattgTTTTATCGAAAAAAAAtttcgttatttttttaaaatccctCAAATTTTGTTATAGCCCACCACAACTCAGATTTCTATATCATTTTCTATAATTGTCTACCTATGCTAtaaatgattattatatatactaaaaaattGTGACCAATCTCTAATTAATTCTCTTGAGCATCACCCACATTGAAATTAATTGTGCATGATAAACTTCAATTGGTAATATCGATCATTTCTTCCATATTCTAAAAGGAAATGTTATTTGAACTAAGTTTGATACAAATTCATCTGTGCTTTATGAATCAAATCTAAGGAAAGGAActaaagcatatatatatataaatcttcttCAATGGCCCCATATTTGATAAGGGCTCactaacatgttttgacatgtttttttgttttcctaTTTAGCCTTGGtagttgattttcaatccaaacaattgataacaaaaaagaaagaaaatcacAAACAAACCAGAACACCACTATAAAGAAAACTGCggtttatcaaataaaataaaataaaaaacaatcttATCCAAGAAAGATCCGGACCGGATTAAAAGCATCCACCtagtatattaattaaagtaagGTTAGAAATGAAGAAATTGGTTGAATGCTAACTTGATGAAATGCATCTTTATGATTATGAATGTTAAACATAATAATGATGATATTTGTAAGTAATAGTCATAGGATGGGTACTTTACAGTGTTTGTGAGTGTGATTGGAGGGTGGAAAAAGGCAAAAAGAGAGaagaatgaatgaaatgaaatgaaacagGCTGGCACTGGCAAAGATATGCATTAGCAAGTGGAGGAAATCATTAGTAAGCCCACTTTAAGGATGCCACAATCCccatcaaaattttcaaataaaactcgATAAGATCCTCGTCTTAAACTCATTAGGAATTGAACccgtgatttttttttatctcttagaTCGATTCTTTCCATTAGAACACCTTGGTGGATTAATCTATCAATTCATTGTATGAAAtactaaaacatttttatttgaattagtgAAAAAGggtatgaaaaaaaaagttgataagAAATTGAAGGGCAATAATATAAGATTTAAGAAGCTTTTTGGCAGGCTTAAGGTAAAGTATTTTGCATGGTGCTCGACAGATAAAAACTCATCATGTTTCCTTCGTCTCTTTGTCTGTCTGTCTATCTATCTGACTCagatcatcttttttttttcttttttctttttttttgctaaGTTCAATGTTATAAAACTCCAAATTCAAACCATGTTCCCAATATTATTAAAGTGTACGTAGTCAAATCTATTATCAGATATTCAATTCCTTTATTTGAATAGAAAAAAcaggttattttgaattttataaggacaaattattcaaatattttttatatttaaaaataaagttttagaattatttgatgtttaaaaggatagtaatatgaaaaatatatatatatttttttttaaatctaaaataacttatattttctcaaataaaatatccTCCCACACACACAAATAACCCAgcatcaaacaaaaataactaaCTAAGAATAACTAAAGTAAGGTAActaaatttttatcaattttaacattaaattattatatatttctataatatttaaaaaactgttaaaaaaaatacttttaaaaagtaaaagttAGATAGCCCCGACTATATCCAATggaaattaagaaataaattaaccATTTATCACCACAAATTTCTCCGTTGAtttctcaattaaaaaaaagttaaagtcaAAAACAGGTTTAGGATTTGTTGGTTTtctaaatttctaaataataataataatttttgaaaaataaataacaattgaCATTAATAACCTCATGATCAAATGAAGAGagattaaacatataaatttccataattaaaaaatctcCATATTTCCATATTTGTATAaccatgtattttattttattcctttTTCTTGAAAAATCTCATATTTCATCTTGCAATAAAATCATTTCCATGGTTATTTATTtggaaaaagataaaatatttacattacataagtaaaatattttattttatttttaaaaaaatagtaaattcatttaaatattttaataatgtccCCCACCTTGCTACATGTACACATCAAATTAAAGTTCAAACATCACCCATgtcaaataaaaccaaaatagcacaatattcttaatttgtttctattctagACACAACATATGAATTTGtcccacatatatatattataaattcaaggtattttaatgaataatattcaaataactttGAAGTATCATCACAAACTCAATAATACAAACTTTACATATCAAGTTGtcaacaagaagaaaaagaataatgtgtttttgtttctaaaataaaacaaacataaattaaaaatttacagTCTGCAAAAAGGGAAGCAAATATGAACAAGAACCACTTCAATTTTACATCAATTTTACAAGacaagagttatatatataatgatatgaTGATATAAACAATAACACTTAAAATAAAAGTGATGATGGTCTTTGTCCCACAATTGACCCAAAGATATCAAACAAACAGACCCccaaaaaggaaataaaaataaaggggAACCACCACCCCCATAATTGTGTGCCATATGAAATTTCCAAGTtcccaaattaaattaatatatcatcAACCCAATAAataaaacccaaataaaaaaattaaaatttgaataagacAATAGGAGGAAAGTGCCCTTCAAATGCTTGAGCTTGAACTTGCATATCAGTCGGAGCTTGTCGTAATCTTGTGCCTGTAAAGGAggtgtttcttcttcttcgagcTCTGGTTGTCAAATTTGAGTACTATCTTGCCCGGTTCAGTAACCTTATAACTTCCATTGATGAAAGTTTCTTCTGTTGGTCCAACCTTTCTCGACTTTTGCACGATTATAGTGTATCCTCCTTCTTCATCAGGAACAAATTCAGCTCCATAGTTAACTTCCCATCCAACCACTCTGGTCTCCCATACAAAAGTGCCAAACTGAACAACCCAACACAACACAGCACAATTGTATTATTATCATCAGTAAATCAATGGAAACTAAAGGCAAAAGTGTATATCAAATGTTCTAATGAGATCTAGATCGAAGGGTGTTTGAAAAACAAAGAGAAATCGAAGCAATTGTGACATCACAAACTGCAATATTCTTAATAGTTTGATGGTTTAATCCAAATAACAGATATCTCCTTGTTTGACCTTgctttatgaatttaaaatattgttgatgaaaaagtggattatttggattaaactATGAAAATGTCCTTTTGGGTatttggtattttgattgttgaatgatttttattgaaataatcaaataaccCAAGAACAAACAAGATCCAAATGATCCAAATAAaccatttttttcaataaatccaagatcaaacaagctttagGTAAACCAACTTCTTCAAGCCTAGAAAACAAATGATGAACAGGGGACAGAAAATACCTCAGAAACAGGAATTTCAATGGAATGTTTGGTTGCAGGTTTGATGATTTCTTCAATGACAGCATGAGAGGTAGTGAATACTTCTCCTTCCTTACTAAGTCCTCCATATTGCACAGGCACTTGCTCTGGTGCTATGTATCTATGCAATTTAAACTTCAAAGAATCAATAAACATGCCATTGAAGAAAGATCAACAACAATGGaagaattgaagaaaaaaactgACTTGAAGAGAGTTTCAGCAGTCTTAGAAGCCCCTGCAAATACAAACTTGCTCTTCATCCTCTGGGTGAAGAAAGGGCTGCTCATCCTGTACCAGACTAGGTACCACCATGGAACATTGATCACAAGCTTTTGAATTTCAATACCCACAACAAGAAAATGCAGAATTAATACATATAGATTAGAAAAACAGAGATGGGTAGTATAGATATATACCTGTTTGGCGACAAATTCTGGGTAGTTATCTTGAAGCAACTGGAGGGCTTGATTTGTGGCTATTCGGAGTTCTCTCTTGAGGAGACCAGGGGAGTTTTTGAGATCATTGACGAAGACGAAGGTGCAGATTCCGTCGGGAGAGAAATCGAGCTTGGAGATACTCTTTTCAAGAAACTGGATCTGCCAACGGAGGAATTTCTGACGTTTTTCCTCGTCGGAGAAGGTGTTTTGGTAGAGTTCTTTGTTCTGGAACTCTCCATAGACGTTGTAGTAAACAGGGTGGCCTTCTTTATCGAATCCGTGAAGATAAACGGATTTCTCTAATCCTGCTCCAAGGTCTTCTTCAAGGAGAGACTCAATTCCGAACTCTTTTCTCCACTTGACAGTGTTCTTAAGCATGGTGAAGGCTTCTTTCACTTTGAAATCTCGTGCCCTGAGGAATTTCAAAAGGATTACGTCGCTTCTCTCGTCGGCGAGAAGTGGGATTCCCCAGATTGATACTTCTTCCGGCGGTGGTGGAGGAGTGGCGACAAGGGTTTCTTTTTCATCCGTTGTTTCTTCCTTTTTAGGTTCCTCCGCCGCCTCTGTTTCTGCTGGAGTTGAAGTAGTGACTGACACAACAGTTTCTTCTATTGCTTCCACAGTTTTGACGCCATCATCTTCTACGACTGTAACTTTCTCCAGGGTTTCCGCCACAACTACCGGCTCAGACACCGGTACAACCGCCTCCGCCGGCGGTGGTGGTGCAGGGGTCTCTGTTttctccgccgccgccgccgccgtctCCACCGGTTTCTCCTCCTCAACGggtttctcctcctccttctcaaCGGGTTTGTCTTCAACAGGGGGTGGGGGTGGAGCGGTGAACTCGTGCTTATTAAGGGCTTCTTGAACTAGAAGTTTGAACTCATCAAGGGCTTTCTTCTGGGGATCGGGTAGTTCACCGGCAACGTTAGTTTCTTCCTTGAAAGAAGCAGACTCGCCGATTTTCTCCtcctccttttccttttccttctccttctccGGCTCCTCCACCACTTGCTCCGGGGGAGACAAGACTGGCTTTTGAGCAGATTCAGGCTCGGGTTCGGGAACAGGGGGTGATTCTTTCTCGATCGTGAGTT
It encodes the following:
- the LOC124926860 gene encoding patellin-3-like, with product MADVNHDHASSNPDPVQPAEQGPVGAIVTETETPVKSSTTLEEVIESEKPSLTHPHKITGSTVSFKEESNVVSDLSDSERKSLSEFKQLVQEAIDKHEFSDPSEEVTIWGIPLLKDERSDVILLKFLRARDFKVKDAYVMLKNTLRWRKTFGIDNLIDENLGDDIDKVVFMHGFDKEGHPVCYNVYGEFQNKELYQRTFADAEKRMKFLKWRIQFLERSIRKFDFQSGGVCTIFQISDLKNSPGPAKRELRLATSEALELLQDNYPEFVAKQVFINVPWWYLAFYTMISPFLTQRTKSKFVFAGPSKTAETLFKYISPEQVPIQYGGLGVDLCECNPEFTTDDPATIIDIKPGTKQTVEIQVNEKCILIWELRVVGWEVNYSAEYVPNAGYTVLIQKPKKMSATDEPVLSQSFKITELGKILIAVDNPTTKKKQLIYRFDVRPFCE
- the LOC124924082 gene encoding patellin-3-like, which produces MAEETENKAAPEAPATTTSTVEVPAVVSDVTVEEKKLTIEKESPPVPEPEPESAQKPVLSPPEQVVEEPEKEKEKEKEEEKIGESASFKEETNVAGELPDPQKKALDEFKLLVQEALNKHEFTAPPPPPVEDKPVEKEEEKPVEEEKPVETAAAAAEKTETPAPPPPAEAVVPVSEPVVVAETLEKVTVVEDDGVKTVEAIEETVVSVTTSTPAETEAAEEPKKEETTDEKETLVATPPPPPEEVSIWGIPLLADERSDVILLKFLRARDFKVKEAFTMLKNTVKWRKEFGIESLLEEDLGAGLEKSVYLHGFDKEGHPVYYNVYGEFQNKELYQNTFSDEEKRQKFLRWQIQFLEKSISKLDFSPDGICTFVFVNDLKNSPGLLKRELRIATNQALQLLQDNYPEFVAKQLVINVPWWYLVWYRMSSPFFTQRMKSKFVFAGASKTAETLFKYIAPEQVPVQYGGLSKEGEVFTTSHAVIEEIIKPATKHSIEIPVSEFGTFVWETRVVGWEVNYGAEFVPDEEGGYTIIVQKSRKVGPTEETFINGSYKVTEPGKIVLKFDNQSSKKKKHLLYRHKITTSSD